A DNA window from Micromonas commoda chromosome 17, complete sequence contains the following coding sequences:
- a CDS encoding predicted protein, with protein MKPAVVEAAALDERYEAYLWQTHLEGMSVEAQGLFMDVELDRTGSAEVSVAEHANAGGRHAARLDRIYVGAGLTVKGSGGRDRDGFFDASGHGIAWVEMDPAFREPQRTERASRARRVRFAAAEEHKVGEGFRMRLFDPAGKEVTEGGVMEGWIKAAGLWQKGGRRVSEIVADGIQRRQDPDARTKMATWERQERIVRIGVDGATAELLGMWRRRREAVQAEASGRGWPQMMAPGEDTIPDWNVRVAPRGEAGEGDRWKISLTGVAGRPAKEGVKLEAIRRYLRERMDAPEGLEVQLTRGMKGQSKEWTVVAKTEEAGKWIAGIGSEPEGYEGYRWGYARGWARFRAEMEGDESEPDDYTGLQGKVMRAGERGVGKATAQKPRRVTDEIMGEYRPIHRAILVMMDPAATPEAKAARWHGLNAEGRQLLRFMRGAAMTPGTAPHGEACALKADVEAMMVERREVTRRRECAAKRRARNEDFVRNVGRWKRRRTWNGSAKGAGWRRRPGRRCA; from the exons ATGAAGccggcggtggtggaggctgcggcgctggacgagcgGTACGAGGCCTATCTGTGGCAGACGCACCTGGAGGGAATGTCCGTCGAAGCGCAGGGTCTCTTCATGGACGTCGAGCTGGACAGAACCGGGTCGGCGGAGGTG AGCGTGGCGGAGCACGCGAACGCGGGTGGGCGGCATgccgcgaggctcgaccGCATATACGTCGGGGCGGGGCTGACGGTGAAGGGGAGCGGCGGCCGAGATCGGGACGGGTTtttcgacgcgtccggccaCGGTATCGCGTGGGTGGAGATGGACCCGGCGTTCCGAGAGCCGCAGCGGACGGAACGAGCGAGCCGCGCAAGGAGAGtgaggttcgcggcggcggaggaacaCAAGGTCGGGGAGGGGTTCAGGATGCGACTCTTTGACCCTGCGGGCAAAGAGGTGACGGAGGGAGGCGTTATGGAAGGATGGATCAAAGCGGCGGGTCTCTGGCAGAAGGGTGGCAGGCGCGTGAgcgagatcgtcgcggacggcATTCAGAGGCGGCAggaccccgacgcgaggACGAAGATGGCGACGTGGGAGCGCCAAGAGCGGATCGTGAGAATCGGGGTTGACGGGGCCACAGCGGAGCTGCTCGGGATGTGGCGGCGCAGGAGGGAGGCGgtgcaggcggaggcgagtGGACGGGGGTGGCCGCAGATGATGGCGCCCGGAGAGGACACGATTCCCGACTGGAACGTCAGGGTGGCGCCGAGGGGGGAGGCAGGCGAGGGGGACCGGTGGAAAATATCGCTGACGGGCGTGGCGGGACGACCGGCAAAGGAAGGGGTCAAACTGGAGGCGATCAGGCGCTACCTCCGGGAGCGTATGGACGCGCCGGAGGGACTCGAGGTGCAACTCACGCGGGGCATGAAAGGGCAGTCGAAAGAGTGGACCGTCGTGGCGAAGACCGAAGAGGCGGGGAAGTGGATCGCGGGCATCGGATCGGAACCCGAGGGGTACGAAGGATACCGATGGGGATACGCGAGAGGCTGGGCGCGCTTCAGGGCGGAGATGGAGGGGGACGAGTCGGAGCCCGACGACTACACGGGCCTGCAGGGCAAGGTGATGCGGGCCGGGGAACGTGGGGTGGggaaggcgacggcgcagaagccgcggcgggtgacgGACGAAATCATGGGTGAGTACCGCCCTATCCACCGGGCGATCCTGGTAATGatggacccggcggcgacgcccgaggcCAAGGCAGCGAGATGGCACGGACTGAACGCAGAGGGGCGACAGCTGCTGCGGTTCAtgcggggggcggcgatgaccccggggacggcgccgcacgGCGAGGCGTGCGCCCTGAAGGCCGACGTGGAAGCGATGATGGTGGAAAGGAGGGAGGTGACGAGGAGGCGAGagtgcgcggcgaagaggcggGCGCGCAACGAGGACTTCGTGAGGAACGTCGGGAGATggaagaggcggcggacgtggAATGGGTCTGCGAAGGGTGCGGGATggaggcgccgcccgggaCGCCGGTGTGCCTGA
- a CDS encoding predicted protein, giving the protein MRTVSSRRVFARGFLTGCLALLTIRTTLFYGERSDEKGPPKIFFSPTSGLGNSILALVSTAQLARSINAPFAISWDTDTSPSCQASYDDIFQRAHSSVGDLEDCKRKCKLDLTQSGARSCWKVLTCEERIKIAQLFASCDCVHVSSNQFFLPIFSSHVVNDLSSLAKQYLKPSKRLEHRLYRSQEYWKKEFGVTHVIGIHVRAAHSNSGSRDGKWIPKKRTFERVFWPCLQKVVREVYARSETIGVFVAADMPEVRIEATELLSTDERVVELPTPLKTLPNDTGLGPQRSSVEVQDAALELFLLLNSDSLLVKRGMHFDSTFSASAMALTRCGSATSCYYVDQEKCELVTGQVTPDFHLQGKISCGIGVGEEEEECDLLPVKARL; this is encoded by the coding sequence ATGAGAACGGTCTCTTCCAGGCGAGTGTTTGCAAGAGGATTTCTCACTGGATGTTTGGCTCTGCTTACTATACGTACGACCTTGTTTTACGGAGAGCGTTCTGACGAGAAAGGACCACCGAAAATATTTTTTTCTCCGACAAGTGGTCTTGGAAATAGTATACTAGCGCTCGTCAGCACAGCCCAGCTTGCGAGGTCGATCAACGCACCGTTTGCCATTTCGTGGGACACGGACACCTCGCCCTCATGCCAAGCTTCATATGATGACATATTCCAGAGAGCGCACAGCAGCGTAGGTGACCTTGAGGATTGTAAGCGAAAGTGCAAACTGGACCTAACGCAAAGCGGTGCAAGGAGCTGTTGGAAAGTCCTTACGTGTGAAGAAAGGATTAAAATTGCGCAGCTCTTCGCATCCTGCGACTGTGTGCACGTGTCAAGTAATCAGTTTTTTTTGCCGATCTTCAGTTCACACGTTGTCAATGATCTCTCCTCGTTGGCAAAACAATATCTTAAACCTTCCAAAAGGTTGGAACATAGGCTGTACCGATCCCAGGAATATTGGAAGAAGGAGTTCGGTGTCACGCATGTGATTGGGATTCACGTGAGAGCCGCTCACTCCAACAGTGGTTCTCGTGATGGCAAATGGATTCCGAAGAAGCGAACTTTTGAGCGCGTGTTTTGGCCGTGCTTACAAAAAGTTGTCAGGGAAGTGTATGCGCGTTCTGAAACGATAGGCGTTTTTGTCGCTGCCGACATGCCAGAAGTACGGATTGAAGCAACGGAATTGTTGAGCACCGATGAACGAGTCGTCGAGCTGCCGACACCTTTGAAAACCCTACCCAACGACACAGGGTTGGGGCCACAAAGAAGCAGTGTTGAAGTTCAGGACGCCGCACTCGAGCTGTTTTTACTACTGAACAGCGATTCACTTTTAGTCAAACGAGGAATGCATTTCGACAGTACTTTTTCTGCTTCTGCAATGGCTCTTACGAGGTGTGGTTCTGCAACGTCTTGCTATTATGTTGACCAAGAAAAGTGCGAATTAGTCACTGGGCAGGTGACTCCTGACTTTCATTTGCAAGGAAAGATCAGCTGCGGGATTGGTGTTGGggaagaggaggaagaaTGCGACTTGCTTCCTGTAAAAGCAAGACTATGA
- a CDS encoding predicted protein: MRSLTGDVLHQVSDHFRRIMVFDRSQDIVVHAEPAKLGDLRVSSWSGLDEGRDHFGRRGLAQTVGDGPVDVRSALQDFDVVELVRRRRSVCFYFGQESLRDLLRRYAAEVLAALVLQSGQHFFRRPVPPDVEEAVEICFARAGVDVGGRATQVVEEVPRRLGNDERWSNFLNLRSQQRRGLRGDVVDHGIPVEGQRLPGSRQGRDVSDGTRVIGGCVPSGRSGGTTGSPYGDAVMIAFRLGS; this comes from the exons ATGAGGTCGTTGACGGGTGACGTTCTTCATCAGGTCTCGGATCATTTTCGTCGCATCATGGTATTTGATCGTTCGCAG GATATTGTGGTCCACGCCGAGCCTGCGAAGCTCGGCGACCTGCGCGTCAGTAGCTGGAGTGGTCTTGATGAGGGTCGTGATCAtttcggacgccgcggcctcgcTCAGACCGTCGGGGATGGGCCTGTTGATGTTCGCTCTGCGCTGCAGGACTTTGATGTAGTCGAGTTGGTTAGGCGTCGCAGGAGCGTCTGTTTTTATTTTGGACAGGAGAGCCTTCGCGACCTCCTTCGTCGTTATGCGGCTGAAGTCCTTGCAGCCCTTGTGCTTCAGAGCGGCCAGCATTTTTTTAGGCGGCCTGTCCCTCCAGATGTCGAAGAGGCCGTCGAGATCTGCTTTGCACGTGCaggcgtcgatgtcggcggACGGGCAACCCAGGTCGTCGAGGAAGTTCCGCGCCGTCTCGGAAACGACGAAAGGTGGAGCAATTTCCTCAATCTCCGGAGTCAACAGAGGCGAGGgctccgcggtgacgtcgtcgatcaTGGCATCCCAGTTGAGGGCCAGCGGCTGCCTGGGAGCAGGCAGGGCAGGGACGTCAGCGACGGCACGCGAGTCATCGGCGGTTGCGTTCCGAGCGGCAGGAGCGGTGGTACGACGGGGAGCCCTTATGGCGATGCTGTAATGATTGCCTTTCGGCTTGGTTCGTAA
- a CDS encoding predicted protein, whose amino-acid sequence MTVATDDLRAFIDLDGTPSTPSDDIDDSDSDCSWEVPESIDVDEQMCEGCGGGGETRPGMTDAETLLCDGDGCERTWYIACLGPPLTALNLNHACHESGCLRALFCFCGVAVGLGGV is encoded by the coding sequence atgacggtggcgacggacgACCTCCGCGCGTTCATTGACCTGGATGGAACGCCGTCAACGCCGTCGGATGATATCGATGACTCAGACTCGGACTGCAGTTGGGAGGTTCCCGAGTCGATCGATGTCGACGAGCAGATGTGCGAGGGTTgtgggggcggcggtgaaaCACGGCCGGGGATGACCGATGCGGAGACCCTGCTCTGCGACGGGGATGGGTGCGAACGCACGTGGTACATTGCGTGCCTGGGGCCGCCCCTGACCGCCCTAAACTTAAACCACGCGTGCCATGAATCGGGATGCCTTCGGGCGCTTTTTTGCTTTTGCGGAGTCGCGGTTGGCTTGGGTGGTGTCTAG
- a CDS encoding hypothetical protein (expressed; putative uncharacterized protein), with translation MVAPEMKASHVRGPDPEGRSPNLHRKFSNKIITCFFALSLILTLLVFDCGVASTFIDTRIDVAGDGQLGRSFDCCVVVNNARYLMNSGGFHIGHWGFVLVDIFRKLAAPQPRPDACHVILRDAVASRRRMRKLYDVARRSEYLRASCKMFKSMSGVSLDFSSSPPGFSCSGTRLIRTDAAIEPHEWVNFSSYKAPELAARDNFGCRDESTEDVLIYNRRGSRNIRNDVEVTEFLSKQYGVHAKVLFPNQLSPEEQICEMTKRRKIIITPHGGQQGSLIFKRAGVAVVVISPEEALLECYRFFSHEQDLWYHVRGNVSWACDGHCSKSLGAWKNDADCNRACVVKGRDSTIDLSVSALQDEKWTRVITRSDKYQFLIIRPTPRWYSHPPALLSGHLKVKRYRARLWVMILSLGGYVRVARARSSRQSTPPRLWVIAFSAASPPRPHKTIRYRKTKTPSTHTYVAAFAELRISPVLPRNCPCLWEMPISVNVQWRVGAAVWGLIPQVGSGGNGASRGNLYPAPLVTTFVQGRRSDVLPMDSIRTRASRRRTDTGYLCIDATAEAA, from the exons ATGGTCGCACCAGAAATGAAAGCATCTCATGTCCGTGGACCGGATCCTGAAGGTCGCTCTCCAAATCTGCACCGTAAATTTTCAAACAAAATAATAACTTGCTTTTTTGCTTTGTCTTTGATTCTCACGCTTCTCGTGTTCGACTGCGGCGTTGCTTCCACGTTCATCGATACACGGATTGATGTGGCTGGCGACGGGCAATTGGGAAGAAGTTTTGATTGTTGCGTTGTTGTAAATAACGCCAGGTATCTGATGAATTCGGGAGGTTTTCATATTGGGCACTGGGGGTTTGTGCTCGTTGATATTTTCAGGAAACTTGCCGCACCACAACCTCGCCCGGATGCGTGCCATGTCATCCTTAGAGACGCCGTGGCGAGCCGACGGCGCATGCGCAAATTGTACGATGTAGCCAGACGGAGTGAATACTTGAGAGCAAGCTGTAAGATGTTCAAGAGTATGTCAGGGGTATCACTTGACTTTTCTTCTAGTCCACCTGGGTTCTCATGTTCAGGAACAAGGTTGATTAGAACTGATGCAGCTATTGAGCCTCATGAGTGGGTCAATTTTTCATCCTACAAAGCCCCAGAGCTGGCTGCAAGAGACAATTTTGGTTGCCGGGACGAATCTACGGAAGATGTATTGATATATAATCGTCGAGGGTCGAGGAATATTCGAAACGACGTAGAAGTCACCGAGTTTTTATCTAAGCAATATGGAGTGCATGCAAAAGTGCTTTTCCCAAACCAGTTGTCTCCTGAGGAACAGATTTGCGAGATGACAAAGAGACGCAAAATAATCATCACACCACACGGTGGGCAGCAGGGGTCCCTGATATTCAAACGAGCTGGGGTCGCCGTGGTGGTGATATCTCCTGAAGAGGCTTTGCTGGAGTGTTATCGATTTTTTTCACATGAACAGGACCTCTGGTATCATGTTCGGGGAAATGTGTCTTGGGCGTGTGATGGTCACTGCTCAAAGAGCCTCGGTGCCTGGAAAAACGACGCTGATTGCAATCGAGCATGCGTGGTAAAGGGCCGTGACAGCACGATCGATTTGTCCGTGTCTGCGCTTCAGGAT GAAAAGTGGACTCGTGTGATCACGCGCTCGGACAAATATCAGTTCTTAATCATTCGGCCCACCCCTCGATGGTATTCTCACCCGCCCGCGTTACTCTCCGGGCATTTGAAGGTCAAACGATATCGAGCGCGGCTGTGGGTGATGATCCTGTCCCTGGGTGGTTATGTGCGCgttgcgcgcgcgcggtcttCCCGGCAATCGACACCACCCAGGCTCTGGGTTATCGCGTTTTCAGCCGCAAGCCCCCCTCGCCCGCACAAGACAATTCGTTATCGGAAGACCAAAACACCCAGCACACACACATATGTCGCGGCCTTTGCCGAGCTGCGGATCTCGCCCGTGCTCCCTCGCAATTGTCCTTGCTTGTGGGAGATGCCGATATCCGTTAATGTGCAGTGGCGGGTTGGCGCGGCGGTTTGGGGTCTTATCCCACAAGTCGGCAGTGGGGGCAATGGGGCATCTCGGGGAAACTTATATCCCGCTCCACTGGTAACGACCTTCGTACAGGGTAGAAGATCCGATGTGTTACCGATGGACTCGATCCGCACACGTgcgtcaaggcggaggacCGATACGGGCTACCTGTGTATCGATGCCACGGCAGAGGCAGCGTGA
- a CDS encoding prokaryotic methyltransferase-like protein — translation MSFARQNKIIRTVLTLFTGMLVGASFTATVKPSGLCDPIVFVDNPPLSSAMTQRSSEGAYADDNAEYGREHNLVASNLSFPLDGVPSPYESAIRFRAANEAGSDKISLHSYHLMYGPFLAPYLETNVIVGLGYGIGDAVAKGFKNELTSKLSIYTGDQSDVHFLKQMKVDLNHEQFDIIVDDGSHVPWHQLFTFEIMFDTWLKPGGLYIIEDVETSYWDGSHPKIYGYDIIDAGMGKKGSVVEKFKVLCRNHFPS, via the exons ATGTCCTTCGCCCGTCAAAATAAGATCATTCGAACAGTGCTTACTCTTTTCACTGGAATGCTCGTCGGAGCCTCGTTCACGGCAACCGTGAAACCATCTGGGTTGTGCGATCCTATAGTTTTCGTCGATAATCCACCGCTTTCGTCTGCCATGACGCAGAGAAGTTCTGAAGGAGCATACGCGGATGACAACGCCGAATATGGACGCGAACATAATTTGGTCGCTTCGAACCTTTCTTTCCCGCTAGATGGCGTTCCATCTCCATACGAGTCTGCTATTCGTTTTAGGGCCGCTAATGAAGCTGGCAGCGATAAAATATCGCTTCACTCATATCACTTGATGTATGGACCGTTCCTTGCTCCTTACCTCGAAACAAATGTG ATCGTAGGGCTGGGATACGGCATCGGTGACGCAGTTGCAAAAGGTTTCAAGAATGAGCTGACTTCAAAGTTGTCGATATACACGGGTGACCAGTCCGACGTACACTTTTTGAAGCAGATGAAAGTCGATCTCAATCACGAACAGTTTGAcatcatcgtcgacgacggctctCACGTGCCGTGGCACCAACTTTTTACCTTTGAGATAATGTTCGACACTTGGTTGAAACCTGGCGGGCTGTACATAATCGAGGATGTTGAGACGTCATACTGGGATGGAAGTCATCCGAAAATTTACGGTTACGATATTATCGATGCTGGAATGGGAAAGAAAGGAAGCGTTGTCGAAAAGTTCAAGGTGCTGTGCCGAAATCATTTTCCCAGTTGA
- a CDS encoding hypothetical protein (expressed; putative uncharacterized protein): MSSPSGDYRAISTPRPPPISGHLDENTVPTFERRNANLLFTPSPGSGGRARRRTRREIYGSAPTRTTSRRSVGARERGVISMTEVPFFRLPNKNLSTAEKARFVKAVDDGLAQGISIAETTKWYGLNKNAYARYAKQIREGTADPKPGSGRPQKLSKEDKEVLMDINEEARGSLTFEEMAREFNKKCSLKISKATVFRTYHRDKWRSIRKRPCPKLTEDHMKERRLWAYHNRIEQHNRWGDDATVWIDIDEVSLPMFQFKGKRKLSPRDMKNGQGGHCGRVPMTVARRHVPSMMYLSAVANPNKKKKFDAKVGLWPFATLTKTKRKSKNRDAGLDDLEPIKSINHKVFADFIINKLVPAIQRKCPWAKEIVIQYDGATPHERGIKTAVEEGLEERERRIRWVKHPPQSPDTNLNDFCFFNSLKSALAKTKKDGWGFLRFDEQVQEVYRKWHSEDKLTNLWRLKSAVALKIVSHDGGNQFKMPHSKIPGVPSKPPTNGAVEEYEFFKEGEDSE, translated from the coding sequence ATGTCGTCGCCATCGGGCGACTATCGGGCTATATCCACCCCGCGGCCACCACCGATATCGGGCCATCTTGACGAGAACACGGTGCCGACTTTCGAACGAAGAAACGCAAATCTATTGTTTACACCCTCGCCGGGCTctggcggtcgcgcgcggcgtagGACGCGAAGGGAAATCTACGGAtcggcaccgacgcggactacatcgcggagaagcgttggcgcgcgcgagcgaggagttATCTCTATGACGGAGGTCCCTTTCTTCCGACTTCCCAACAAGAACCTGAGCACCGCCGAAAAAGCTCGGTTTGTCAAAGCGGTTGATGACGGACTCGCGCAAGGTATCAGCATCGCAGAGACGACGAAGTGGTACGGATTGAACAAGAATGCGTATGCACGTTACGCCAAGCAGATACGGGAAGGCACCGCCGATCCTAAGCCTGGGTCGGGTCGCCCTCAAAAGCTAAGCAAGGAGGACAAGGAGGTGCTCATGGACATCAACGAGGAGGCACGAGGCTCGCTCACATTCGAGGAGATGGCGAGGGAGTTCAACAAGAAATGTTCCCTCAAGATCTCGAAAGCCACGGTGTTTCGCACCTACCATCGCGATAAGTGGCGCTCCATACGAAAGCGCCCCTGCCCCAAACTCACCGAGGACCACATGAAAGAGCGCCGCCTGTGGGCGTACCACAACCGGATTGAACAACACAATCGCTGGGGCGACGATGCGACGGTGTGGatcgacatcgacgaggtcTCGCTGCCCATGTTTCAATTCAAGGGGAAAAGGAAGCTCAGCCCACGAGACATGAAGAACGGCCAGGGTGGACACTGCGGGAGGGTCCCCATGACTGTCGCGAGGCGACACGTCCCCTCGATGATGTACTTGAGCGCAGTCGCCAATCCCAACAAAAAGAAGAAGTTCGACGCCAAGGTTGGGTTGTGGCCATTCGCCACCTTGACCAAGACCAAGAGGAAGAGCAAGAatcgcgacgccggcctGGATGATCTCGAACCCATCAAAAGCATCAACCACAAGGTCTTCGCGGACTTTATCATCAACAAGCTGGTGCCAGCGATACAGAGGAAGTGCCCATGGGCGAAGGAGATCGTGATCCAGTACGACGGTGCTACCCCTCACGAGAGAGGCATCAAGACTGCGGTCGAGGAGgggctcgaggagcgcgaacgccggaTCCGCTGGGTAAAGCACCCCCCCCAGTCACCCGACACCAACCTCAACGACTTCTGCTTCTTCAATTCCCTCAAGAGCGCCCTGGCGAAGACGAAGAAGGACGGATGGGGCTTCTTGAGATTTGACGAGCAGGTTCAGGAGGTGTACCGCAAGTGGCATAGCGAGGACAAGCTCACTAACCTGTGGAGGCTCAAGAGCGCCGTGGCCCTGAAGATTGTTTCACACGACGGTGGGAACCAGTTCAAGATGCCCCACTCCAAAATCCCGGGCGTCCCGAGCAAGCCGCCCACGAATGGGGCGGTCGAGGAGTACGAGTTCTTCAAGGAGGGGGAGGACAGCGAATGA
- a CDS encoding hypothetical protein (putative uncharacterized protein), translating into MYQRSVYLKLQRLWWYIPIILFLASEIHDFDDSQGKSALTTKGTVEDHISAAGQPFLKFPNEYTVSCGPRSLWRGYLNDVLGNDTGLNNRDTSLKVSIVISHCAQALDWFNDATSDLDVRSVTVYSKCGKPVVGAPANAHIIQLPNVGRCDHSFAYHMNTLGGAKRMESESVVLFVKDTFAVPHHTGLEQRDLTEVVAEASGPSGFSCGKLPNYKLTFDKIKPHRKSWFDTIFNYGAEWSFWHDVSEISKFTMDSYVSYGRYHSELDEKNKKLFSASAVPTFGAWWKMLGAPELDKIMPVCYSGFFAVQTRNIMNAAPSLARMQIMLERGDNIIEGHYAERSFAALLLPRLPANITEQILCLADAFRRCRGSAGYCGTLYGCHTDSRCARHGLTR; encoded by the coding sequence ATGTACCAAAGAAGCGTGTACCTCAAACTGCAAAGGCTTTGGTGGTACATACCTATCATTTTATTCCTTGCGAGCGAAATACATGATTTTGATGACAGCCAGGGCAAATCAGCCTTAACCACAAAAGGTACCGTTGAAGACCATATATCAGCAGCGGGGCAGCCCTTCCTAAAATTTCCAAATGAATACACCGTGAGTTGCGGTCCACGCAGTTTATGGCGAGGGTATTTAAACGACGTGCTTGGCAACGACACTGGGCTCAACAACAGAGATACATCCTTGAAGGTATCAATAGTCATTTCTCACTGTGCACAAGCCTTGGATTGGTTCAATGACGCTACATCTGACCTAGATGTACGTAGTGTAACCGTGTATTCGAAGTGTGGCAAACCCGTGGTCGGGGCACCTGCGAATGCGCATATTATCCAGCTTCCCAACGTTGGCCGTTGCGATCATTCTTTCGCTTATCACATGAATACTCTTGGTGGCGCAAAACGTATGGAATCAGAATCTGTGGTGTTGTTTGTGAAGGACACGTTTGCCGTGCCACATCATACTGGTCTCGAACAAAGGGATCTTACTGAAGTGGTCGCAGAAGCTTCAGGGCCTTCGGGATTCAGTTGTGGCAAACTACCAAACTACAAACTCACTTTTGACAAAATAAAACCTCACAGGAAATCGTGGTTTGATACTATATTTAATTATGGCGCTGAATGGTCGTTCTGGCACGATGTGTCCGAAATATCAAAGTTCACGATGGATTCTTATGTAAGCTACGGTCGGTATCACAGCGAACTTGACGAAAAGAACAAAAAACTCTTCTCGGCGAGTGCAGTTCCTACTTTTGGGGCGTGGTGGAAAATGCTCGGAGCACCCGAGCTCGACAAAATCATGCCCGTGTGTTATTCCGGTTTCTTTGCTGTCCAAACGCGTAACATCATGAACGCAGCTCCATCGTTGGCGAGAATGCAAATCATGCTTGAGCGGGGTGATAACATCATCGAGGGACACTACGCTGAGCGATCTTTCGCCGCGTTACTGCTTCCTCGGCTTCCTGCGAACATCACTGAACAAATACTGTGTCTCGCTGACGCGTTCCGACGGTGCAGGGGCTCAGCTGGATATTGTGGGACATTGTATGGATGCCACACTGATAGTCGATGCGCGCGTCATGGGTTGACTCGATAA